Within the Halomonas sp. HL-93 genome, the region TCCGGGCTATCCGTTTCCAACACAAAGCTGTCATCGGGCAATGCCTTGATAACGCGTTGCAGCCGTTTTGCCCGCCGATAGGTTGCCGCACCGCCAAGACCCAGCACATAACCGAGATCCACAAATTTTTTGGCCTGTTCGTAAGACCCGGCAAAGGCGTGGATCAGACCAGCTCTGGCAAGCGCGCGTTGGCGAAGCCGTTTGGCGACGGTATCGTTGGCTTTGACACAGTGCACGACGATGGGCAATCCATGTTGCTTGGCCAGCGTTAATTGGGCATCAAAATAATCCCACTGCGCGGCGAGCGTATCGTCAAAGCGACCATCGATTCCGCATTCGCCCACCGCGACGAGTTCGGGATGCTCACTCAATACGCTATCTAATTGGTTGATATCTTGCTCGCGGTGCTCCG harbors:
- a CDS encoding TatD family hydrolase; this translates as MLIDAHCHLDFAAFDPDRDAVIEAARGVGVKHFIVPGTTRARWQSVLALGQCRADISVCAGLHPYFIAEHREQDINQLDSVLSEHPELVAVGECGIDGRFDDTLAAQWDYFDAQLTLAKQHGLPIVVHCVKANDTVAKRLRQRALARAGLIHAFAGSYEQAKKFVDLGYVLGLGGAATYRRAKRLQRVIKALPDDSFVLETDSPDMPLSGYQGQRNEPCRVSDVCKVVAGLRGQTCEHVAAISSANAARMFRLPTCG